A single window of Methylacidimicrobium sp. AP8 DNA harbors:
- a CDS encoding Kdo hydroxylase family protein: MNSIVELPGDSWTQAVPPDVQNRAIEDLEQGRVLFFPRLAFTLLPEEEAFLKPEWGAGGAKNISFERETGKIWGATGSEAEKTALSRMLRRYADSTREFLQNLFPTYAASLLQARTSYRPIEIAGRPSSYRKDDTRLHVDAFPSRPTGGRRILRVFSNINPEGKPRCWRVGEGFREYAQRFVPRVSAPIPGSRFLLSLTGITKGYRSLYDHYMLGLHDQGKLDIEYQKQSPQEAFAFPPNSTWICFTDQVLHAVDSGQYLLEQTFHLPRAALRHPELSPLSVLESIVGRPLCASSL; the protein is encoded by the coding sequence ATGAACTCGATCGTTGAACTGCCCGGAGATTCCTGGACGCAGGCCGTGCCCCCCGACGTGCAGAATCGGGCTATCGAGGACCTGGAGCAAGGGAGGGTTCTGTTTTTCCCCCGCCTCGCCTTCACCCTTCTGCCGGAGGAAGAGGCGTTCCTGAAGCCGGAGTGGGGCGCCGGCGGCGCCAAGAACATCAGCTTCGAGCGCGAGACCGGAAAAATCTGGGGAGCCACCGGCAGCGAGGCCGAGAAGACCGCCCTTTCCCGCATGCTCCGCCGCTATGCGGACAGCACGCGGGAGTTTCTGCAGAATCTCTTCCCCACCTATGCCGCCTCCCTTCTGCAGGCGCGGACAAGTTACCGGCCGATCGAGATCGCCGGCCGCCCGTCCTCCTACCGGAAGGACGATACCCGACTCCACGTCGATGCTTTCCCGTCCCGTCCGACCGGCGGCCGGCGGATCCTACGGGTCTTCAGCAACATCAACCCGGAAGGCAAGCCGCGCTGCTGGCGGGTCGGAGAAGGCTTTCGGGAGTACGCCCAGCGGTTCGTGCCTCGGGTGTCCGCGCCGATACCGGGCTCCCGGTTCCTGCTCTCCCTGACAGGCATCACCAAGGGCTACCGCAGCCTCTACGATCATTACATGCTCGGACTCCACGACCAGGGCAAGCTCGATATCGAATATCAGAAGCAGAGCCCGCAGGAGGCGTTCGCCTTCCCCCCGAATTCGACGTGGATCTGTTTTACCGACCAGGTCCTGCACGCCGTGGACTCGGGGCAGTACCTGCTTGAGCAGACCTTCCACTTGCCCCGTGCCGCCTTGCGGCACCCCGAGCTATCCCCGCTTTCGGTCCTGGAGAGCATCGTCGGGCGCCCCCTTTGCGCTTCGAGCCTCTGA
- a CDS encoding DUF6537 domain-containing protein — MATKSVISAADPRFLREDGWEVFTGNEAIVKGLLEAEGGTHLWTGYPGSPVSGIFDTIEAIAGLFQAHGMRATLANNEALAAAMLNGSQMLGLRAVAVMKSVGLHVAADALALGNLSGAHREGGCLVIVGDDPWNDSTQVPADSRYLARHLHMPVLEPETLQEIKDWIDLGFELSRRANLFVTYLVTTNQADGGGSVQVRRNHFPRVNSLSPVALDTAAIDYESRVLLPPRTGRREEDLPARYRRLWAVAQERGIDRILPFDRSRTRPRFGLVSSGLAAGYLEQALQELGLAGEFPVLKLGLTYPIDPQTLLRFAREAEEIVVVEERRPFLEEAISHALQQAGVLQKVWGKVFPGNLPGIPSHGGLHPSLLAERLGPLLAPESGPSRRRAVEQRLDRLRRASGPSWQLPARTPTFCPGCPHRDSASVFLDIQRDFRDPEYMRRRHRREPVDLVFHGDTGCYTMLMFEPTKSLMHNYSGMGLGGGTGLGIDPFIRNKQVVFMGDSTFFHSGQIAISNSIKNRQDIAYIILDNRTTAMTGHQTTPGVEKDLLGNPTFTQNIEKIVEAITAEEKCEVIRVNPGLRDQYRALLEEAVLRDGVKVIIADKECGILTHRRESRREREEIRTKGFLPQKRYIHITPEVCEYCLACTTSTGCPGLTFTETDFGRKVQTDLSWCVADGACTKLYACPAFEEVTVVRGSRPRSILDSLPFDALPPPPPRSFAHTYRLFLTGVGGMGIASTAAVLVRAGHREGYRVLFCDRNGLAIRNGAVYSHLVYQRQGAPPTTAIPLYGDVDVVLGLDPLETARALDGSGRLRIGSPDRTGVILNTAKTPTVLTLLGRDDFCVRELEEKIRQATDPHRFFRCEVSALAEQVFGTKLYANTILIGIAFQRGELPLSQESLEWAIQQTMGSSAATNWKAFLFGRYLAEHPEEFAQPSTPASPQREIEKSLEDLEEEGPSGKKRGQRLWQCITGGIAGLPLDESDLRDFIIRIRDLFHYEDAAYAERYVSLVRAVAAKDSPQFGMAATKAAIWGAHRVMAIKDEVEVARLLTAKAKLARDREHFGIDPARGDRLVYRHITRPEFILGPIRLRFRMESRNWMLRLMRRAKFLRRILVGWHQKERSFRDWYCGLLERFSFSSPSEYQRWLEILRLPESVRGYREIRYRKMEEARARAESLLAELPAARSSVAR; from the coding sequence ATGGCGACCAAAAGCGTCATTTCCGCCGCCGATCCGCGCTTTCTCCGGGAAGACGGCTGGGAAGTCTTCACCGGTAACGAGGCGATCGTCAAAGGGTTGCTGGAAGCCGAGGGAGGCACCCATCTTTGGACGGGCTATCCCGGCTCCCCGGTCTCCGGCATCTTCGACACGATCGAGGCCATCGCGGGCCTTTTCCAGGCCCACGGGATGCGGGCGACCCTCGCCAACAACGAGGCCCTTGCCGCCGCGATGCTCAACGGCTCGCAGATGCTCGGGTTGCGGGCGGTGGCGGTCATGAAAAGCGTAGGCCTGCACGTGGCGGCCGATGCGCTGGCCTTGGGCAACCTGAGCGGAGCGCATCGGGAGGGTGGGTGCCTTGTCATCGTCGGCGACGACCCTTGGAACGATTCGACCCAGGTCCCCGCCGACTCCCGTTACCTCGCCCGGCACCTCCACATGCCCGTGCTCGAACCGGAGACGCTCCAGGAGATCAAGGATTGGATCGATCTCGGCTTTGAGCTTTCCCGAAGGGCCAACCTCTTCGTAACCTATCTCGTCACCACCAACCAGGCTGACGGGGGCGGCTCCGTGCAAGTCCGCCGCAACCATTTTCCCCGAGTCAACTCGCTGAGCCCGGTAGCGCTGGATACGGCCGCGATCGACTACGAATCGCGGGTGCTGCTTCCTCCGAGGACGGGCCGGCGGGAGGAAGACCTCCCGGCGAGGTATCGTCGGCTTTGGGCCGTCGCGCAAGAACGGGGCATCGACCGGATCCTGCCCTTCGACCGCTCCCGCACACGGCCGCGATTCGGCCTGGTGAGCTCCGGGTTGGCCGCCGGGTATCTGGAACAGGCCCTGCAGGAGCTTGGGCTCGCCGGCGAATTTCCGGTCCTGAAGCTGGGGCTCACTTATCCGATCGATCCGCAGACTCTTCTCCGTTTCGCCCGCGAAGCAGAAGAGATCGTCGTCGTGGAAGAACGCCGCCCGTTCCTGGAAGAGGCGATCTCGCATGCCCTGCAGCAGGCCGGCGTCCTCCAGAAGGTCTGGGGTAAGGTCTTTCCCGGCAATCTGCCCGGCATCCCGTCCCACGGCGGACTCCACCCCTCCCTTCTCGCCGAGCGGCTCGGACCGCTGCTGGCTCCCGAGAGCGGCCCGTCCCGCCGCAGGGCCGTCGAGCAGCGCCTCGATCGGCTGCGAAGGGCATCGGGGCCTTCCTGGCAGCTCCCTGCGAGAACTCCGACCTTTTGCCCGGGATGCCCCCACCGGGATTCGGCCTCGGTCTTCCTGGATATACAGCGGGACTTCCGCGATCCGGAGTACATGCGCCGCCGGCATCGGCGGGAGCCGGTCGACCTCGTCTTCCACGGAGATACCGGCTGCTACACCATGTTGATGTTCGAGCCGACCAAGTCGCTCATGCACAATTACAGCGGCATGGGCCTCGGCGGCGGCACAGGCCTGGGCATCGATCCGTTCATCCGCAACAAGCAGGTCGTCTTCATGGGCGATTCGACCTTCTTCCATTCGGGACAGATTGCGATCTCCAATTCGATCAAGAATCGGCAGGACATCGCCTACATCATTCTCGACAACCGCACCACGGCGATGACGGGCCACCAGACGACCCCGGGCGTGGAGAAAGACCTCCTGGGGAACCCGACGTTCACGCAGAACATCGAGAAGATCGTCGAGGCGATAACCGCCGAAGAGAAGTGCGAGGTCATCCGGGTCAACCCCGGCTTGCGCGATCAGTATCGGGCCCTCCTGGAAGAGGCTGTTCTCCGGGACGGGGTGAAGGTGATCATCGCCGACAAGGAGTGCGGCATTCTCACCCACCGGCGGGAAAGCCGCCGGGAGCGCGAGGAGATTCGGACAAAGGGCTTCCTTCCGCAAAAGCGCTACATTCACATCACCCCGGAGGTCTGCGAATATTGCCTGGCCTGCACCACGAGCACCGGCTGCCCGGGGTTGACCTTCACCGAGACCGATTTCGGCCGGAAGGTGCAAACCGACCTTTCCTGGTGCGTCGCCGACGGCGCCTGCACGAAGCTTTACGCCTGCCCCGCCTTCGAGGAGGTCACGGTGGTGCGGGGCAGCCGCCCCCGCTCAATCCTCGACTCCCTCCCCTTCGATGCGCTCCCGCCTCCTCCTCCGCGCAGCTTCGCCCACACCTACCGTCTTTTCCTGACCGGGGTAGGCGGGATGGGCATCGCCAGCACCGCCGCCGTGCTCGTGCGCGCCGGGCATCGGGAGGGATACCGGGTCCTCTTTTGCGATCGCAACGGCCTGGCGATCCGCAACGGTGCGGTCTACTCGCATCTGGTCTACCAGCGTCAAGGAGCGCCTCCGACGACCGCGATTCCTTTGTACGGCGACGTTGACGTCGTCCTGGGACTCGATCCGCTGGAAACCGCCCGAGCTCTCGACGGTTCCGGCCGGCTGCGCATCGGCAGCCCCGACCGAACCGGCGTCATCCTCAACACCGCCAAGACCCCCACGGTGCTCACCTTGCTCGGCCGGGATGATTTTTGCGTCCGGGAGCTGGAAGAAAAGATCCGGCAGGCGACCGATCCGCATCGCTTCTTCCGATGCGAGGTCTCCGCCCTCGCCGAACAGGTCTTCGGCACCAAGCTTTACGCCAATACCATTCTGATCGGAATCGCTTTTCAGCGCGGAGAGCTCCCTCTTTCGCAGGAAAGCCTCGAATGGGCCATCCAGCAGACCATGGGCAGCTCCGCCGCCACCAATTGGAAAGCCTTCCTTTTCGGCCGCTACCTCGCCGAGCATCCCGAAGAGTTCGCCCAGCCCTCGACGCCTGCCAGCCCGCAGCGGGAGATCGAAAAGAGTCTCGAAGACCTGGAGGAGGAAGGCCCCTCGGGCAAGAAGCGCGGCCAGCGCCTCTGGCAGTGCATAACCGGGGGCATCGCCGGCCTCCCCTTGGATGAATCGGACCTGCGCGATTTCATCATCCGGATCCGGGATCTCTTCCACTATGAAGACGCCGCTTACGCGGAGCGATACGTATCCCTCGTCCGGGCGGTCGCCGCCAAGGATTCACCCCAGTTCGGGATGGCGGCCACCAAGGCTGCGATCTGGGGCGCGCACCGGGTGATGGCGATCAAGGACGAGGTCGAGGTCGCCCGCCTGCTCACGGCGAAGGCGAAGCTAGCCAGAGACCGGGAGCACTTCGGGATCGATCCGGCCCGAGGCGACCGCCTCGTCTACCGGCACATCACCCGTCCGGAGTTCATCCTCGGACCCATCCGCCTCCGCTTCCGGATGGAGTCGCGCAACTGGATGCTCCGGTTGATGCGGCGGGCCAAGTTCCTCCGCCGGATCCTCGTCGGATGGCATCAGAAGGAACGGAGCTTCCGCGACTGGTATTGCGGGCTCCTCGAGCGCTTCTCCTTCTCCTCTCCCTCCGAATATCAGCGGTGGCTCGAGATCCTCCGCCTCCCCGAGTCGGTGCGCGGATACCGTGAGATCCGGTACCGCAAGATGGAGGAGGCTCGCGCGCGGGCCGAAAGCCTCCTGGCCGAGCTGCCGGCCGCCCGATCCTCGGTCGCCCGATAG
- a CDS encoding ATP/GTP-binding protein: MIDLLPAFCDLCDQDSKKVYLIDEVDRSLHTLLLRRLLEAYLAGCSPRSRRQLLFTTHDVLLMDQELLRRDEMWVTERDAGGVSRLFWFSDYKGVRYDKDIRKSYLQGRLGGIPRIVVQGALSSSYGSEARG; encoded by the coding sequence CTGATCGACCTCCTTCCGGCGTTTTGCGATCTTTGCGATCAGGACTCCAAGAAAGTCTACCTGATTGATGAGGTCGACCGCAGCCTGCATACCTTGCTCCTCCGCCGGCTGCTCGAGGCTTACCTTGCGGGATGCTCCCCCCGGAGCAGAAGGCAGCTGCTCTTCACCACCCATGATGTCCTGCTCATGGACCAAGAACTCCTGCGCCGCGACGAAATGTGGGTGACGGAGCGGGACGCCGGCGGGGTCTCCAGGCTTTTTTGGTTCAGCGACTACAAGGGCGTCCGCTACGACAAGGATATCCGGAAGAGCTACCTGCAGGGTAGACTCGGTGGGATCCCTCGGATTGTCGTTCAAGGCGCATTGAGCAGCTCGTACGGTTCGGAAGCAAGGGGCTGA
- a CDS encoding ATP/GTP-binding protein: MPQVRNYRTRVLPIAAFYGANASGKSNFFQALQFASKLVVPGVAPDSAIPVVPLLLDRTSGQKPSRFHFELLIDEKIYELSFAVTRKEVVEEKLVVIDARTETTLYDRRGGGSPTLLRRWSRISVWGLPSRARGTTSFS, encoded by the coding sequence GTGCCTCAAGTCCGCAACTACCGGACGAGGGTACTGCCGATCGCCGCGTTTTACGGCGCCAACGCATCGGGCAAGAGCAACTTTTTCCAAGCGCTGCAGTTCGCAAGCAAGCTCGTCGTCCCAGGAGTGGCACCGGATAGCGCCATTCCGGTCGTGCCGTTGCTACTGGACAGAACATCTGGGCAAAAACCGTCGCGTTTTCACTTCGAGCTCCTGATCGACGAAAAGATCTACGAGTTGAGCTTCGCGGTGACGCGCAAGGAGGTGGTGGAGGAAAAGCTCGTGGTGATTGACGCCCGAACGGAGACGACCCTCTACGACCGGCGCGGGGGGGGAAGCCCAACTTTGCTCCGGCGCTGGAGCAGGATCAGCGTCTGGGGTTTGCCTTCGAGGGCACGTGGGACAACCAGCTTTTCCTGA
- a CDS encoding alpha-ketoacid dehydrogenase subunit beta has product MAKITYRQALNQAMAEEMERDPSVFLIGEEVGEYQGAFKVSQGLLQRFGAKRVLDTPISEAAFSGLAVGAALYGLRPIVEFMNWSFSLVAFDQLVNNVGSLRFMSGGQFDLPVVFRGPSGGGTQIGATHSHCPENWYAGVPTLTVVSPAFPDDAKGLLKSSIRSNNPVFFFEGERLYGIEGEVPEGEHLTPIGQARLCREGADLTIVSGGYATHTALSAAEVLSAEGKEADVIDLRTIKPYDFDRIAQSVRKTNRLVIVEENKPFAGWGAQIAYDVQRRLFDWLDAPILRVTGLDIPQPYNAKLEAEVLPNVDRIVAAARKVLA; this is encoded by the coding sequence ATGGCGAAAATCACCTATCGTCAGGCCCTCAACCAGGCCATGGCCGAGGAGATGGAGCGGGATCCGTCGGTCTTCCTGATCGGAGAAGAGGTCGGCGAGTACCAGGGGGCCTTCAAGGTTTCTCAGGGGCTTTTGCAGCGCTTCGGCGCCAAGCGCGTGCTCGATACGCCCATTAGCGAAGCCGCCTTTTCCGGGCTCGCCGTGGGGGCGGCCCTTTACGGCCTGCGTCCGATCGTCGAGTTCATGAACTGGAGCTTCTCCTTGGTCGCGTTCGACCAGCTCGTCAACAACGTCGGATCCCTCCGGTTCATGTCCGGCGGGCAGTTCGATCTTCCCGTGGTCTTCCGCGGACCGAGCGGGGGCGGCACGCAGATCGGTGCAACCCACTCCCACTGCCCCGAAAACTGGTATGCCGGCGTTCCCACCCTGACGGTGGTGAGCCCCGCCTTTCCCGACGATGCCAAAGGATTGCTCAAGAGCTCGATTCGCTCGAACAACCCTGTCTTCTTTTTCGAGGGGGAGCGGCTGTACGGGATCGAGGGCGAGGTTCCCGAGGGGGAGCATCTCACCCCGATCGGGCAGGCCCGGCTCTGCCGGGAAGGTGCCGACTTGACGATCGTCAGCGGCGGCTACGCGACGCACACGGCTCTTTCGGCGGCGGAGGTCCTCTCGGCGGAAGGGAAGGAAGCCGACGTCATCGACCTGAGAACGATCAAGCCTTACGATTTCGACCGGATCGCCCAATCGGTTCGCAAGACCAACCGGCTGGTGATCGTCGAGGAGAACAAACCCTTCGCCGGATGGGGAGCGCAGATCGCCTATGACGTCCAACGGCGGCTCTTCGATTGGCTCGACGCTCCGATCCTCCGGGTGACCGGTCTCGATATTCCGCAGCCCTACAACGCGAAGCTCGAGGCCGAAGTTCTTCCGAACGTCGACCGGATCGTCGCCGCGGCACGAAAGGTGCTTGCCTAG
- the pdhA gene encoding pyruvate dehydrogenase (acetyl-transferring) E1 component subunit alpha, giving the protein MEGPGVAIAEPKPAAASLSPEVQIELYRQMVRIRRFEEKAAQAFMRALIKGFCHLYIGQEAVAVGALSVLESRDAVITAYRDHGVALARGMTARACMAELLGKRTGCSRGMGGSMHLFERANHFYGGHAIVGAHTPVAAGLAFAQQYENTGGVTLCLLGDGAVNQGVFSETLNLVSLWKLPIVFLIENNDYAMGTNVSRSSAGLPLVNRGTAFELAGRTADGMDVEDVREKVAEAVKLARTERLPTLLEVNTYRYRGHSMSDPDTYRTKQEIEEHKKNDPILRYRRRLEDRRVLSEAMAKQIDGEARAEAQDALAFAEASPEPDLDLAFSLAFSPEDQIEPIPRPRYSDI; this is encoded by the coding sequence ATGGAAGGTCCTGGCGTAGCCATAGCGGAGCCGAAACCGGCCGCCGCGTCCCTGAGCCCCGAGGTTCAAATCGAGCTCTATCGCCAAATGGTTCGCATCCGCCGCTTCGAAGAGAAAGCGGCCCAGGCCTTCATGCGGGCCCTCATCAAGGGATTCTGCCACCTCTACATCGGGCAGGAGGCAGTCGCGGTGGGCGCGCTCTCGGTTCTGGAATCGCGGGACGCGGTGATCACCGCCTATCGGGATCATGGGGTGGCGCTAGCCCGGGGAATGACAGCTCGGGCCTGCATGGCGGAACTCTTGGGAAAGCGAACGGGCTGCTCCCGGGGGATGGGCGGGTCGATGCATCTCTTCGAACGCGCGAATCATTTCTACGGCGGGCACGCGATCGTGGGAGCGCATACCCCCGTCGCAGCCGGGCTGGCCTTCGCCCAGCAATACGAGAACACTGGCGGGGTAACCCTCTGTCTTCTCGGCGATGGAGCCGTGAACCAGGGAGTGTTCTCGGAGACCCTCAACTTGGTCTCCCTGTGGAAGCTGCCGATCGTCTTCCTGATCGAGAACAACGACTACGCGATGGGGACCAACGTTTCCCGCTCTTCGGCCGGACTCCCGTTGGTCAATCGAGGAACGGCCTTCGAGCTGGCCGGACGAACGGCCGACGGCATGGATGTCGAAGATGTGCGGGAGAAGGTGGCGGAAGCAGTCAAGCTCGCGCGCACCGAGCGCCTGCCGACTCTCTTGGAAGTCAATACCTACCGCTATCGCGGTCACTCCATGTCCGATCCCGACACCTATCGGACCAAGCAAGAGATCGAGGAGCACAAGAAGAACGACCCGATCCTCCGCTACCGGCGACGGCTCGAGGACCGGCGGGTTCTTTCCGAGGCCATGGCCAAGCAGATCGACGGAGAAGCCCGGGCCGAAGCCCAGGACGCCCTTGCTTTCGCCGAAGCGAGCCCGGAACCTGATCTGGATCTGGCTTTCTCCCTCGCCTTCTCGCCCGAGGATCAGATCGAACCGATTCCCAGGCCCCGCTACAGCGACATTTAG
- a CDS encoding polymer-forming cytoskeletal protein, whose protein sequence is MFGKLLKKWEPAKHSKGVDRPEEASPSPSVPSPPNAAVAAPIPPPPPPAERPPIPSRPRRQEDRLEPSAAGAEERGGASNRKAAPERPESKEEASVVAVGTQLRGELAFRGKMTLNGGFSGSIHAAEGCLWIGPEANVRADIEALDLVVEGKVRGSLSARKSLELRNGSDVQGSIRCLRLLIAEEAVFQGPCECFRPAPGEAAKAACPSNFYGFFTAVRVAAILP, encoded by the coding sequence ATGTTCGGCAAGCTCTTGAAGAAGTGGGAGCCGGCTAAACATTCGAAGGGAGTCGATCGTCCCGAGGAGGCCTCCCCGAGCCCGAGCGTGCCATCCCCCCCGAACGCGGCCGTAGCGGCGCCGATTCCTCCTCCTCCGCCGCCTGCGGAGCGACCGCCGATTCCTTCTCGTCCCCGGAGGCAGGAAGATCGGCTCGAGCCGTCGGCAGCCGGCGCGGAGGAGCGCGGGGGAGCCTCGAATCGGAAAGCGGCGCCGGAGCGGCCGGAGAGCAAGGAAGAAGCGAGCGTCGTCGCGGTCGGGACGCAGCTGCGGGGAGAGCTAGCCTTCCGCGGGAAGATGACCCTGAACGGCGGCTTCTCGGGTTCGATTCACGCGGCGGAGGGATGCCTGTGGATCGGCCCGGAAGCGAACGTACGGGCGGACATCGAAGCCTTGGACCTGGTGGTGGAAGGAAAGGTGCGGGGCAGCCTCTCGGCTCGGAAGTCGCTCGAATTACGGAACGGGTCCGACGTGCAGGGGTCGATCCGATGCCTCCGCTTGCTGATCGCCGAAGAGGCCGTGTTCCAAGGCCCGTGTGAATGCTTCCGCCCGGCGCCCGGCGAGGCGGCGAAGGCGGCCTGCCCGTCCAATTTTTACGGATTTTTCACCGCCGTGCGGGTGGCTGCGATTCTACCGTGA
- a CDS encoding DUF3088 family protein has translation MKDRLFLLAPGFQDGEGAPYYCPYCAIFEGLLALYPQLGQELDVRRVAFPRPRREIVELLGAEHQSCPVLILGRELPDSCRDLPWRKARERLFLDDPLAIGDYLSRAYGIPRPHR, from the coding sequence ATGAAAGACCGCCTGTTCCTGCTGGCTCCGGGATTCCAGGACGGGGAAGGGGCGCCCTACTACTGCCCCTATTGTGCGATCTTCGAGGGGCTGCTCGCCCTCTACCCGCAGCTCGGGCAGGAGCTCGACGTCCGGCGCGTGGCATTTCCCCGCCCCCGGCGGGAGATCGTCGAGCTTCTGGGAGCCGAACATCAATCGTGTCCGGTCCTGATTCTCGGGCGGGAACTTCCGGATTCCTGCCGCGATCTTCCTTGGCGGAAAGCGCGGGAGCGGCTTTTCCTCGACGATCCTCTCGCGATCGGGGACTACCTTTCCCGCGCCTACGGAATCCCGCGTCCCCACCGTTGA
- a CDS encoding aspartate aminotransferase family protein — protein MIPVQKTQIPGPGSIDLGARLRRCESRNVTFLSADFPVFWERAEGANVWDVDGNGYLDLTAGFGVAALGYSAPGIAAAASAQLERLPVGMGDVHPSLAKVALLEALSRLTFESWGRGGAKSILGCSGSDAVEAAMKTACLATGRPEIIAFRGSYHGLSYGALEATEMGNFRKPFREQMAGRVRFLPFPDCWRCPWGRGARSPSDCDAECRSALAAELKTILSQARVAAILVEPMLGRGGMIPPPDWFLPFLRAAADEEGVLLILDEIFTGFFRTGPRFACERWKVVPDLLCVGKPLGGGFPISACIGPKEVMDAWPESDGEALHTSTFLGSPLGCRMACAFLEAIEEQRPGLAVEEKGAALLAGLREMAAAGSPLRNVRGAGLFVGVEVTDEGGRPDPALAGKLVASLLKAGVILLAGGTDRHVLSFTPPLIITSEELDWSLRTLRSVLGRVVG, from the coding sequence ATGATTCCCGTGCAAAAGACGCAGATTCCGGGGCCCGGCTCCATCGACCTCGGTGCTCGCCTGCGCCGGTGCGAGTCCCGGAACGTGACGTTTCTTTCCGCGGATTTTCCCGTCTTTTGGGAGAGGGCGGAAGGAGCGAACGTCTGGGACGTGGACGGAAACGGCTATCTCGATCTGACGGCGGGATTCGGCGTCGCCGCCCTGGGCTACTCGGCGCCCGGGATCGCCGCCGCCGCCTCGGCCCAGCTTGAGCGGCTTCCTGTCGGCATGGGGGATGTCCACCCTTCCTTGGCGAAAGTCGCCCTGTTGGAGGCTCTCTCCCGGCTGACCTTCGAGTCTTGGGGCCGCGGAGGCGCGAAGTCGATCCTCGGCTGCTCGGGCAGCGATGCGGTGGAGGCGGCGATGAAGACCGCATGCCTGGCGACGGGGAGACCCGAGATCATCGCCTTCCGGGGAAGCTATCACGGCTTGTCCTACGGAGCGCTGGAAGCGACCGAGATGGGTAATTTCCGCAAGCCCTTCCGAGAGCAGATGGCCGGGCGGGTCCGCTTCCTGCCGTTTCCCGACTGCTGGCGATGTCCCTGGGGCCGGGGGGCGCGTTCGCCGTCGGACTGCGATGCGGAATGCCGGTCTGCCCTGGCGGCCGAGCTGAAGACGATCCTTTCGCAGGCTCGCGTGGCGGCCATTCTCGTCGAGCCGATGCTCGGCCGCGGAGGGATGATCCCGCCCCCCGACTGGTTTCTGCCGTTCCTGCGCGCGGCGGCCGACGAGGAAGGCGTTCTTTTGATCCTCGATGAGATCTTCACCGGATTTTTTCGCACCGGACCCCGGTTTGCGTGCGAGCGCTGGAAGGTCGTGCCCGATCTGCTCTGCGTGGGCAAACCGCTGGGCGGGGGCTTTCCGATATCGGCCTGCATCGGCCCGAAGGAAGTGATGGACGCATGGCCGGAGTCGGATGGAGAGGCGTTGCACACGAGCACCTTTCTCGGAAGTCCGCTCGGCTGTCGGATGGCCTGTGCCTTTTTGGAAGCGATCGAGGAGCAGCGCCCGGGCTTGGCCGTGGAAGAAAAGGGCGCAGCTTTACTTGCCGGACTGCGCGAGATGGCCGCGGCGGGATCGCCGCTGCGGAACGTCCGCGGCGCCGGTCTATTCGTCGGAGTGGAGGTGACCGACGAAGGCGGGCGGCCGGACCCCGCTCTGGCCGGAAAGCTGGTCGCCAGCCTGCTGAAAGCGGGGGTGATTCTGCTGGCGGGAGGCACCGATCGCCACGTGCTCTCCTTCACTCCTCCGCTGATCATCACTTCGGAAGAGCTGGATTGGTCGCTCCGCACCCTGCGTTCCGTTCTGGGGCGGGTGGTCGGTTAG
- the nth gene encoding endonuclease III, protein MGRESTEAKRRRVAEILQVLRRLYPQAKLALAYSNPLELLVALILAAQARDELVNAVAAPLFQKYRTAADWAAVPEEQLQEELRKINFYRNKARAIQKACRALVERFGGEVPGRLEDLLTLPGVGRKTANILLGNAFGQPAIGVDTHVARVSARLGLSNETDPDKIEADLVALVPPEERVAFCHLLQAHGRAVCRARKPDCPRCEIRNLCPYPKGGDLS, encoded by the coding sequence ATGGGAAGGGAATCGACCGAAGCCAAGCGCCGCCGGGTCGCCGAGATTCTTCAGGTGCTCCGGCGCCTCTATCCGCAAGCCAAGCTCGCCCTCGCCTACTCCAATCCCCTCGAGCTATTGGTGGCGCTGATCTTGGCGGCTCAGGCCCGGGATGAGCTCGTCAACGCGGTCGCCGCCCCGCTTTTCCAGAAGTATCGCACCGCCGCCGACTGGGCCGCCGTTCCCGAGGAGCAGCTCCAAGAGGAGCTACGCAAGATCAACTTCTACCGCAACAAGGCCCGCGCGATCCAAAAGGCCTGCCGCGCTCTTGTCGAGCGGTTCGGCGGAGAGGTGCCCGGCCGGCTCGAGGATCTCCTCACACTCCCCGGAGTCGGCAGAAAGACCGCGAATATCCTTCTGGGCAATGCCTTCGGTCAACCGGCGATCGGCGTCGACACCCACGTCGCGCGGGTTTCGGCGAGGCTCGGTCTTAGCAACGAGACGGATCCCGACAAGATCGAGGCGGATCTGGTCGCGCTCGTGCCTCCGGAAGAGCGGGTGGCCTTCTGCCATCTCCTGCAGGCACACGGCCGGGCGGTCTGCCGGGCGCGCAAGCCCGACTGTCCCCGCTGCGAGATCCGGAACCTTTGTCCCTACCCGAAGGGCGGGGATCTCTCGTAG
- a CDS encoding Dabb family protein encodes MIHHICFLETLPSTSPAELDQLLIEIRILLLKLPDIHNLRVGRNLDAADPFSLFLSFDIDSLEKLAYVQRNAIYYQFERQILDAHAKRVVRYNFDMDSGKETG; translated from the coding sequence ATGATTCATCATATCTGCTTTCTGGAAACGCTCCCTTCCACTTCTCCCGCCGAGCTCGATCAACTCTTAATCGAGATCCGAATCCTCCTGCTCAAGCTCCCGGACATCCACAACCTGCGCGTAGGCCGCAACCTCGATGCGGCCGATCCGTTCTCTCTCTTCCTCTCCTTCGACATCGATTCGCTCGAAAAGCTCGCGTACGTGCAGCGCAATGCGATCTACTATCAATTCGAAAGGCAGATCCTCGATGCGCATGCCAAGCGTGTCGTCCGCTACAACTTCGACATGGACAGCGGCAAGGAGACCGGCTAA